The genomic DNA TCTTTCCCTGTGCTAAAGTAATGAATAACTTGTCTTTGAcattatttgtaattattttaCAATGGCAAGCCAAATGAAAGTGACTCATCTGTCATACTTTTAGGCCTGTTATATGAACAGATGCCGTTTGGATGTttacaatataacaagtcatgAATTTTCTTTTCCCCCGCATCAGATATCATTTGATTATCATGACCTATTCTATAATAATGATCACTGAGTAGTTCAAGTGCTTCGGACTATAAGTTATCTGCATTTTAGTCTAAATTGAGTTAGTGACAcagccttgttctgttcaatgttctctacctacatacagtatactctAAATAACATGAATTGGGGTAAGTTCAAACTAATTCAAAAGAATACAAGATAAAAAATGGCTGACCCCATTCAAACCAACGAGGGCTCGAAACTgtaaagccaattatctcagaatcatctttttgcaagtagaaccttatagtcccaagttATCTTCCTCACACCAGTGAAACGATGATTTATTTAACTTTCATATGAAAAGGCATGTCGGTATTGTCCACGTGTGCAAACGTCTAAATACTGAAAAAAGGACTATATTCCCATGTGTGTTATGTTTGATATAATACAGTGTGCTTTGCCACCAGGTTGATGTAGGCAAGGGCATGTGCCGTTTCATATAAGATGCGTGTCAGTCAGGGTGTGTTGTCGTTTCCTCGTTATTGCATGAAGGCGACATGACTGTGTCTTTGCAGTTTTTCAGGTGATGTGTAGTCAATTGTACTGACAACTATGGTAGGCAGCGTTTGCCCCCACTCAACTCTTTTTTTAAAAGATATCCATTGTACCTTGATGACATTGTAGACCCTGTAGTTGTTTCATTGTTTTTCTTTTTAAAGTTTTAAATAGTTATATGACTCCTGTATAGTGATGATTTTTGTAACCTTCTCTAGTAAAACCGATATTTTATCGTGAAAGAGCTGCTTTCTGTCGCTTTCTTACAAGTTTGGACTTCCTGTTAAACACACACAATGGGATGAATGACATTATGCTTTGAACAGTTCAGTTGCCAAACGTTGTagaatgttgcagatagaaatgccatTTATATAGCTGATGTGATTCCTTATTCTATGTATCAGAGAGGCGTGTTTGTTCTACATAGCCTATTTCGATCTGAACATTCCAAAATGTTGTGCCCCAGTGCTCAACCTCAACCACAGTGATGGGACAACCTTGGTGTTGCCTTTGTAGAGTTTTGTGAGATGCTGAGTCCACCTGGTGGAAAAATGTAGCATTGTTCCGTTCCTAAAATGGTAGTCCAAAGCTATTGATTAAGACCAAGGAAAGCTCTGCAGTGAAGTTTCCCCtaagtacagatctaggatccaCTCCCCCTCCCCAAATCATAAAtgtaaccattagtgggggaaatacATACCTGACCCAAGATCTGCATCTAGGGGCAACTTTCCACTACACCCCAAGAAGGGGGTCCGCACAAATTAGGATAGCAGTGTATTTGGCCTACAGTTGACCGACAGTACAGTGGTCAGTGGAAGACCAAACGCACTCCACAGATGGAGCACATTACTTCAACATAGGTAAAAAAAATTGCTAACTTTTtatttcaacacacacacaaacatacattttAAGACCGTATTGATAGTGTTTCAGGGTGGTTCATGTTTTAAGACACGAACAGGACAATTTTtgttcttgagcggatggtcagggggccagaaaataaattatttttagactgcaaattgaaaaaaaaaaaagtccaaaGATCGAATATTTGACGAAAACAtacatttcaaaccttgcttacatttgtatacgattaCATGCATCTTTCTATAATGCGTGGGAATACTTACAAAATAAAAATCGCTTGGAGCCGATTTGCcagtgtttttacagtcttacatgcaacaataaaacaataactatacatattatacacagtatcggtcaaaagtttggagacacctactcgttcaaggttttttcattatttttattattttctacatcctagaataatagtgaagacaccaaactTTGAAAtatcacatggaatcatgtaaacaaagtgttaaacaaatccaaatatattttagattgttcaaagtagccactctttgcctctgacagctttgcacactcttggcattctctcaaccagcttcatgaggtagtcacacgGAATGCAATTCAATTAAGAATTAAGACTTgtgaaaagttaatttgtggaatttctttccttaatacatttgagccagtcagttgtgttttgacaaggtatggatggtatacagaagataaccctatttagtaaaagacccagtccataTTGTGGAACGAACAGAtccaataagcaaagagaaacaacagtccatcattactttaagacatgaaggtcagtcaatctgtaaaatttcaagaactttgaaagtttcttcaagtgcagtcgcaaaaaccatcaagcactggctcatgaggactgccacaggaaaggaagacccagagttacctctgctgcagaggataagttcattcgagttaccagcctcagaaattgcagcccaaataaatgcttcacaaagttcaaataacagacatctcaacatcaactgttcagaggagatggtgtgaatcaggccttcatggtcaaattgctgcaaagaaaccactactaaaggacaatcagaagagacttgcatgggccaagaaacatgagcaatggacattagaccggtggaaatgtctgatgagtccaaatgttagatttttggttccaaccactgtgtctttgtgagacgcagagtaggtgaacggatgatctagttggactacagagtgaaggaaaagcagccaacatgtgctcagcatatgtgggaactccttcaagactgttggaaaggtggttgagagaattccaagtgtCCAAAGTTGTCAGaggcaaagggtgcctactttgaagaacctcaaatatattttgatttattaaacacttttttggttactgcatgattccatatgtgttatttcatcgttttgatgtcttcactattattctacaatgtagataataaagagaaacccttgaatgagtaggtgtctccaaacctttgactggtactgtatatgctcAGAAAACTTGGTGTGCTGTGGGCTACCaattggggaaccctgctgtagAAATTACTGGTTCGCATTTGAATACTGGTAACATCACTGTTATTGGGGGTCTTTTGACAAATAaccaacaatattttttttacataaaaacaAAAGTACAATAGGCCTACAGTTTTTAGTGTGTCATGGTTGGTCTTGTTTTACAGCAAAACATAGAAACAACTGGTATGCATTTACGACTGGTTTCCTTGGGGCTATAGTACACAGAACTCATGATGGCACAAGTCAGCCTATAGCCTACTATAATAAATTGTGGCGCATTGGCCCGGGATTTGCTGCTCAATTCCTAAATGGTTAGTCCAGGTCCAGGCAACATAACATTAAAAAGCCTCTCATTTCCAAACTCTCCGAAAACAGTTAGGCTAGCTAATGCACTTACGTCCTGAGGCATCAGGTGCACTAGTTCGCGTGGTGAGTGactgtaaatacatttaaataaagtAAAGCTAATGTTTGTGTAGCTAAAAGACCAATCTACATGCTTCATTCAGTGCCCTGACATTCCTAACGAACACACATTAACATGGCTATAAAAAGGCTTTTGACAGTTTATCTGGAAATTGGATGAGATTAAACATGTTAAAGCTATTTTGGTCATTATGAAGGCTGGACATACGTTGGTCTCTATAGAGCATGCAATCCAGCCAATGAACAGCTTCGAATTCACACAGCCAAAATTTGCATGGCTGGGTTGAGTGGGTTTAAAATCTAAAATCAGCCCATCAAGTGAGAATATTCAGAGAAATGGGTTTGACTGAAATTTTCTTTCCATTTGTACAATGATGTAGACTGGACAGAACCCTCTGGTTTTCCCCccaacacatactgtagttcagtcAGTCTGTGTACTGACTACCACCACTAACGTTAAtacaaaatacaattattttaaaCAATCAACAATATTAATATACATTTGGCACATTCAGCCCATTTAATAGATGGGATGACAATGTAGTATTTCCCATGTGGCTCAATTGGTAGAGCAGGGCGCTTGCAACGGCAGTGTTGTGaatttgattcccacgggggaccagtatgaaaaagtaCATAAAATGTaagcactcactactgtaagttgctctggataagggtGTCTGCTATGACTAAAAATGTAAATATTTAGTCATTACTTGATTGCTGGAGGACAAGCGCAGAACAAAGTAATCTCTTGATCGTAGTAGTCACTGATAAAACACACTCGCCAGCGCAAAGGAATGTCAAATAGCAGGCCCAACAATGAGCACTCCTGTGTATGATAAAACTTATATAGCCTAAGTGGGTTGGGTGTGTATAATGCCatgaacaggctgtgtgtctgcatgcacaTGCAGTCGGGTAAACCAAGGGAGGAGCACAGAGCAGAACAAAAGCATTAACCACAGTTAAAAAGGAGAACTTGAACCAAGTGGCCGTTGGTATCATCAGAACTCACAAGTTACGGCCAGAGTTGGGCAGCAGAAGTTCAAATATGCCCCTACTGTCTCTttgaaggcccagtgcagtcaaaattctAATTTTCCTGTGTTTCATACCATATTGTataaacagctgatgaaacaaaCACTGTAAAATTGTGAAAAAATGTGATCagtttatttcctgatagttggtggttgaaaatacaatctacacaggacattataatcagcaggtttgcatggaTGGGAGTTTCAGCTTTCAATGGTGACATCACTGTTCGGTAGACTGCTTAATATACCAATAACCaaaactgttccaaacctcttccaataaacagctagttttcccagtcttagcaaaattcttgcttgagaaattgtttTTTTGCCCATTTCAAATTGAGATAAatagctgcattgggcctttaagagTCAAATAAAGGTAATCAACCCTACATCTCCTCAGCAGCAGGAGGCGCCAGAGCGCGGCTTCCTGTGCAGGTCCACTGTGTCCGTCGGGATGAGGTGCTCCGCCCGTTCCTCCTGCGCCAGCACCCTCCTCACCGCCTCCTCAAACGCGGCCGCCACGTTGGTCGAGTCCTTGGCGCTCGTCTCAAAGTACGGGTGGCCGCCGTTGTCGCGGCACCACTGGCGTGCGTCCTCGCCCGAAACCTGCCTCTCTGGCACATCCAACTTATTACCCAGGATCACGAATGGGAACTTCTCAGGTTCCTTGACATCAGCGTAGTAGGCAAACTCCTTCTTCCAGTTGTTGAGATTGTGGAAGCTCTGGTTGTCATCCACGCTGAAGGTTAGGAGACAACAGTCGGAGCCACGGTAGAAAGGTGTCCGGAGTGAGCGGAAGCGCTCCTGGCCTGCCGTGTCCCAGATTTGGAGCGTAACGGTGCGCCCGTCCACCTCCAGCTCCTTGTTTAGGAACTCCACACCAATGGTGTGGAAGAGATGCGTGTCAAACTTGTTGGTGACGTAGCGGTTCATGAGGGAGGACTTGCCCACGCCTCCGTCCCCAAGGAGGATCACCTTGAGCAGGGACGACTTGTCTGTCATGGCTGGGTCTGGGCTGAAGGGTTGGTGGAGTAgctggctggggggggggggggggggtctgggatGCGCTGCTGTTACCTGACAAATAGATGACATAGTCATTCAGTTTAATCAATCAACTGATTGATTGCTCTGTTAACAGTCAGAAAAGAAAATAACATGTGACACAGATTAACAAACACAGATTAACAACCTCATCTGTAGTCAGCTAAAGTCAAATCAGTCACAATGTTATACAGTCTAGTAGTTGATATCTTAACCAATGAAGACGTAACATTTTCCTGCCAACATTAACTGTTGTAGGAGTTGTAATATTCTCAGCATGTGTCACATGGACAATGATCAGGTGACCATCTCTTAGAGAATCACATGAGCAAAGCTGTGGCCACAGGCCACACACCACAAGAACGTTTTGTCTGCATAATGCTTGGCTTCAGAGCAGACATGATGCATTAAACACGTGGGGTGAGTTTGGCCGACTGTACAGTACAGCAGACCTAGGCCTAAACTAGGCCTAAAACTTAGCTTAGTCTACTACAATACAGcagcacagtagagtatagaAAGCATTGTGTAAGGACACAAGAAGAGACAGTGACAGTAATACATTCTTAACACGTCATTTCTTACCGTTATGTATCAGGTCAAACCATAGCCTAATTCAGCACCTGTTAGAAAAAACAGAAGGTATGATGTTAGGTTAATACCATGACGATGATGAACTATGTGAACATGTCAAAGGATTCCATGACGTGCATTTAATGAGGACTTTAAGTTCCTGTAATTTGAGTGAATGTCGTTCATTTCAACTCTATTAGTCTGACGGATGTCTGGTATGGGTATTAAAATTCCAGGTTGTTGTAGGCCTTGGTTGTTAATACAGTAACACACTGAAGGGTTAAGCAATGACTAACATTGCAGGCTGCTGAGAAAGTAAAGACGAATGTTATCCTTTAACAAACAAAGACCCCAATTAGTCCAAGAGACCAGGTGGGTCAACCCACTTGCAATTCTATTAATTATATTTCAAGTTTCTTTTTAAAAAGAGAAGAAATAGAAAATCTGATCATCCAATTCCTAACATCTATGAGACCTGATGGAGCCCTTTTCCAGAGTGACGATTTTAACGGGGCTCCAACTGTTATCTGGTTGGTGATGAAGGGGTTAGAATGAGTAGAGAAATCTGAGCTTATCACCACCTCAATGCCTTTCCATCACATAATCGATCAATGCCTTGTCTCTGATTGAGGTAGTGTTCAGCAGCCACAAATACTGTGACAAACAATGTGCCGTTAAATTGAAATGACTTGCACCACTGACCTTTAGTCAATGGAGTTAACTACTTAAGAAATCTTCTCTAGCCCTCTATCCATTTCCATAATGATATAATAGCATCCAAAAGGGTAGTGAAATGGGCTAATCAGCCCAAATAGGTCAGAGACATAGGTAACAGACGCACATCTTGTTAGTCAAATTGGTTAAAGACTCCGCCTATTGTTAGCTGCCTCAGCCAACTACAGTGAAATTAATGTGCTGGAATATATCTGGACAAGGGAGGACACTGACTGAACCTTTGTTATGCTGCCTTTCTGCAGCTGTGGTTCActgaaaaaaacacacacacacacagagcgagagagtcaTGTGCCCATATCAGCACTGGCTCTCACCAGTCACAAGAATTAAAGGGGAAGTAGGCCTCCTGTTCAGGTTcgaattaaataaaaaaaatgtttgagcATTATCAGCATTGTAATCAAtggtatttttttttacctttatgtaACTATGGTAATGCTCTATCTATTCAACAAAGAGCCCTATTCAAATATCCTACCATAGATTTGTAGAACAAGACACTCTGGTCCTATCCCCAGCATAACTTCCATCACTAGCCAACAGAGAACTTGGTTGGATAGAACATGCGCAGAAGCTTGGAATGTTTGTGCTTTGTTTGTTTGATGACACACTTagataaaagtgaagacataTCCATCGCTAGGTAGATCTGAAAAGGGACGTAGGCTATAGCTCTGTGACGGTATAGGCTATTGGAAACAAACTTGCTTTGGTAGTAGGCTGATTAGCAGGTACACAACAAGACTGTCATATGGAGTAAGTATAGCGGACTCCCACGGTTTAAATAACAAACAAACATTAGGAATAAAGACTACTAATGAATATACGCGTTCacaaacaactgggaactcggacaTCCTTGACTTCAatgcgttcaagacaactaggCAAAAACGAGCTCTGACTGGAGAACAAAATcgtttgaacggtcatccaactcggaattacaATTCGGAGACTTGGGCATCTTTCTTAGAGCTCCGAcattccgacctgaagatcactgactgATTTGACCTCGTTCTTTtttcagttcc from Oncorhynchus clarkii lewisi isolate Uvic-CL-2024 chromosome 7, UVic_Ocla_1.0, whole genome shotgun sequence includes the following:
- the LOC139412998 gene encoding ras-related protein Rab-9A-like: MTDKSSLLKVILLGDGGVGKSSLMNRYVTNKFDTHLFHTIGVEFLNKELEVDGRTVTLQIWDTAGQERFRSLRTPFYRGSDCCLLTFSVDDNQSFHNLNNWKKEFAYYADVKEPEKFPFVILGNKLDVPERQVSGEDARQWCRDNGGHPYFETSAKDSTNVAAAFEEAVRRVLAQEERAEHLIPTDTVDLHRKPRSGASCC